A single genomic interval of Anopheles marshallii chromosome 2, idAnoMarsDA_429_01, whole genome shotgun sequence harbors:
- the LOC128718004 gene encoding ionotropic receptor 75a-like yields the protein MKLNFRLKIILASSWRLDVVGTNSTVGVIGQLQTKQVDFSLTPLSLQPERMLTYDPTIEIARGKFYTIFRHPKYGMERNIFLRPFQTMSWIIMVTLLACSATLLSAIFIARRTTAANALPVALLSALGALTQQSIVAVAGRRTLTGSEKLLLLALFGCCMLLLQFYSSFVIGYQLIDPPKSINTMEQLIATGMPVSIENVYYNRDFFMRTTDPVARDLYRRRILPSKEGFVNVSTGIALVRQGGHAFHCETSYGYTHVLETFTEREICELHHVLLYPHRIIHIPLAKGSPLKEPFKVQLQIVRESGLLAYHQARYYAARPRCVKDSHQTEPVKLADVVSAFVLLACGVLCCWFLLLVEVLFRCIQLRYTRQIESVSLE from the exons ATGAAGCTAAACTTTAG attgaaaatcattttagCTTCATCCTGGCGTTTGGATGTTGTCGGCACCAACTCGACCGTGGGCGTCATAGGACAGCTTCAAACCAAACAGGTAGACTTTTCCTTGACGCCACTCTCCCTGCAACCGGAACGCATGTTAACCTACGATCCCACGATTGAAATCGCCCGTGGAAA GTTCTACACAATCTTTCGCCATCCTAAGTATGGGATGGaacgaaacattttccttcgacCATTTCAAACCATGAGCTGGATCATCATGGTGACGCTGCTGGCCTGCAGCGCAACGCTTCTTAGCGCAATTTTTATTGCACGAAGAACTACAGCTGCTAACGCACTGCCTGTGGCGCTTCTCAGTGCGTTAGGTGCACTTACGCAGCAATCAATAGTAGCAGTAGCCGGCAGAAGGACGCTTACTGGCAGTGAAAAGCTACTACTGCTGGCATTGTTTGGTTGCTGTATGCTTTTGCTGCAGTTCTACTCATCCTTTGTCATAGGGTATCAGCTTATAGACCCGCCCAAAAGCATCAACACGATGGAACAGTTGATTGCCACCGGAATGCCTGTTTCGATTGAAAATGTATATTACAACCGAGACTTCTTCATG agaACCACAGATCCTGTCGCAAGAGATCTGTATCGCAGGCGTATTCTACCGAGTAAGGAGGGATTTGTTAACGTGTCCACTGGAATCGCCCTAGTCAGGCAGGGTGGGCATGCTTTCCACTGTGAAACATCATACGGATACACACACGTTTTAG AAACGTTCACCGAAAGGGAAATTTGTGAATTACACCATGTGCTGCTGTACCCGCACCGAATTATTCATATCCCGCTAGCGAAAGGCAGCCCACTGAAGGAACCGTTTAAGGTTCAGTTACAGATCGTGCGTGAATCCGGCCTCCTGGCATACCACCAGGCGCGATACTATGCGGCACGGCCTAGATGCGTCAAAGACAGCCATCAGACCGAGCCGGTGAAATTGGCTGATGTCGTGTCTGCGTTCGTACTGTTGGCCTGTGGGGTACTTTGCTGTTGGTTCCTCCTGTTAGTGGAAGTATTGTTCCGATGTATCCAGTTACGCTACACCAGACAGATAGAGTCCGTCTCGTTGGAATAA
- the LOC128708624 gene encoding glutamate receptor ionotropic, NMDA 1-like yields the protein MRYWMLLLLCFFVPAVLTMATERLLVDLVNWYHLRVVYVFHCYNEQHSAEYIHLLHSARKNRSESMSFVNVASFSEQKFVTSLEPVHVRVGFMADMSCQDTDRVLAMLAERGYLNGVRFRWFLYGLRAIEEIGAFFRKLHITVPSGVLLLQPVGVDSSAVLDVRSAQWMGMSGDVSFPQIGSWSVANGLTMWDNRSAYERQLNLFGMQLSGISKTRIMHGNRTLNDESLSTRAYGQRLWNLLSMVHNTSITERLSTYYDDHLADFIIEPVAIKQEDLHKLDYTAAVQNIQIILLFLHPDVDRTRNSFLRPFSTVVWVAIGAFFVGFTSLMYKTLTFEQQEQERAKAQRDRENGIMVIVLGILCQQGFIESCRTYASRLTLLSMLIFSMLIYQFYITHIVSFLLVVPPKNIQTLEQLVENEFDVAMENAPEIVEFVNATEDEHLLTLVQMKLAKTGTVYYDLKEGISSMLDGGRNAFVCEANRAYQLIRHHVTDEQRCALQEIPLMSKKSTHLALRKDHPLREQFRVTVQKIFATSMVQYERKRCYADKPRCDENEVKMPEVNLDQVSSVLVLLLGTIVGSIGVLLLEITVSKVLQGRH from the exons ATGAGATATTGGATGCTTCTGTTgctgtgcttttttgtgcctGCTGTTCTCACGATGGCGACCGAGCGTTTGCTGGTTGATTTAGTCAACTGGTACCATCTCAGGGTGGTATATGTTTTCCACTGTTATAACGAACAAC ACTCCGCAGAATACATCCACCTGCTACACAGCGCACGAAAAAACCGCTCCGAAAGTATGTCCTTCGTGAATGTGGCAAGTTTTAGTGAGCAGAAATTCGTTACCTCGCTCGAACCGGTTCATGTCCGGGTGGGCTTCATGGCCGACATGAGCTGTCAGGATACGGACCGCGTACTAGCGATGCTTGCCGAACGAGGTTATTTGAATGGTGTACGTTTTCGTTGGTTTCTGTACGGGTTGCGTGCCATCGAGGAGATTGGGGCGTTTTTCCGGAAGCTCCATATTACCGTTCCTTCGGGTGTACTTTTGCTTCAACCGGTTGGCGTGGACAGCAGTGCGGTTCTGGACGTACGTTCGGCACAGTGGATGGGGATGTCGGGCGACGTAAGCTTTCCGCAGATTGGTAGCTGGAGTGTGGCCAACGGTTTAACGATGTGGGATAATAGAAGCGCGTACGAGAGACAGTTGAATCTATTCGGAATGCAGCTGTCGGGTATCAGTAAG ACTAGAATCATGCATGGTAACAGAACGTTAAATGATGAAAGTCTGAGTACACGAGCCTACGGACAGCGTCTGTGGAACTTATTGTCTATGGTACATAACACCAG CATCACCGAGAGACTCTCAACGTACTACGATGACCATCTGGCAGACTTTATCATTGAACCTGTAGCAATCAAGCAAGAGGATCTACACAAGCTTGACTACACTGCCGCAGTTCAAAATATCCA GATTATTCTTCTCTTTTTACACCCGGACGTTGACCGCACGAGGAATTCATTTTTGCGCCCCTTCAGCACCGTCGTATGGGTAGCAATTGGTGCATTTTTCGTTGGCTTTACGTCGCTAATGTACAAAACGTTAACGTTCGAGCAACAGGAACAGGAGCGCGCAAAAGCACAACGGGATAGAGAAAATGGAATTATGGTGATCGTATTGGGAATACTCTGCCAGCAAG GTTTCATTGAAAGCTGCAGAACGTACGCGAGCAGACTGACGCTGCTCAGCATGTTGATCTTCAGCATGCTTATTTATCAATTCTACATTACGCACATTGTCAGCTttttgctggtggtgccaccGAAAAACATCCAAACCCTTGAACAGTTGGTAGAGAACGAGTTCGATGTAGCGATGGAAAATGCCCCAGAAATCGTCGAGTTTGTCAAT GCCACGGAAGACGAACATTTGTTGACGTTGGTTCAAATGAAGCTGGCTAAAACGGGCACTGTGTACTACGATCTTAAGGAAGGAATTTCGTCGATGCTCGATGGTGGAAGAAATGCATTCGTATGCGAAGCTAACCGTGCTTATCAGCTGATACGGC ACCATGTTACCGACGAGCAACGGTGTGCCCTGCAGGAAATTCCGTTGATGAGTAAAAAATCCACCCATCTGGCCCTGAGGAAAGATCACCCCTTGAGGGAACAGTTTCGTGTCACGGTGCAAAAGATCTTCGCAACCAGTATGGTACAGTATGAACGGAAGCGTTGTTACGCAGACAAACCAAGGTGTGACGAAAATGAGGTTAAAATGCCGGAGGTTAACCTAGATCAGGTGTCCTCggtgctggtactgctgctcgGCACAATCGTCGGAAGTATCGGTGTGTTGCTGTTAGAAATCACTGTCAGTAAGGTTTTGCAGGGGCGACACTGA
- the LOC128719160 gene encoding dnaJ homolog subfamily B member 12, which translates to MNKEAAEDCVERAVKYLAEGKIEKAEKLLNKSITLHRTERAEELLSKIKCGAYAESATSGNTSDDGVRQRNTAKGSAPKAESGNEAEYTPEQLDAVKRIKKCKDYYEVLGVTKDATDSDIKKAYKKLALQLHPDKNHAPGAVEAFKAIGNAVAILTDTEKRRSYDLYGSEEHHQPTARKTRYQYDYAYSRGFETEFTAEELFNMFFGAEIPTQHVYTRQRRFHRAEQQQYREPQSGIAAFINLLPIILLIALSMMSSFFISDPIYSLTPSQKFSVARKTNQLKIPYYVKDNFHSEYQGSVGRLEASVEEEYLNNLKHSCYRERNYKDTMLMKARNFGDRELYHKAQSINTPSCDKLQSLHN; encoded by the exons atgaaCAAGGAGGCAGCCGAGGACTGTGTTGAGCGGGCGGTGAAGTACCTGGCCGAGGGGAAAATCGAGAAAGCTGAAAAACTACTAAACAAATCGATTACACTCCATCGAACGGAACGGGCAGAAG AGCTGCTTAGCAAAATCAAATGTGGTGCGTACGCGGAAAGCGCTACATCCGGCAACACGTCCGACGACGGTGTGCGGCAACGAAACACTGCGAAGGGTTCTGCACCGAAGGCGGAAAGTGGCAACGAGGCGGAATACACACCGGAACAGCTGGATGCAGTGAAAAGGATCAAGAA GTGTAAGGATTACTATGAAGTGCTGGGCGTAACGAAGGATGCGACCGATTCGGACATAAAGAAAGCCTACAAGAAGCTTGCCCTCCAGTTACATCCGGACAAGAATCATGCACCCGGTGCGGTGGAAGCATTTAAAGCGATTGGCAATGCGGTCGCCATCCTGACGGATACGGAAAAACGACGTTCGTACGATCTGTATGGTTCGGAGGAACATCATCAACCGACGGCACGTAAAACGCGCTACCAGTACGATTATGCGTATTCGCGCGGATTCGAAACCGAGTTTACTGCCGAAGAACTGTTCAACATGTTCTTCGGAGCAGAAATTCCTACCCAGCATGTGTACACACGCCAAAGACGGTTTCATCGAgccgaacagcagcagtacaggGAG CCCCAATCAGGGATTGCCGCGTTCATTAACCTGCTGCCAATCATACTGCTTATCGCGCTGTCTATGATGTCGTCGTTTTTCATTTCGGATCCTATCTACAGCCTTACGCCGAGCCA AAAATTTTCGGTCGCCCGCAAAACGAACCAGTTGAAGATACCGTATTACGTGAAGGACAACTTTCACTCCGAGTACCAGGGATCGGTGGGCCGGTTGGAAGCTTCGGTTGAGgaagaatatttaaacaatctAAAGCATTCCTGCTACCGAGAACGAAACTATA AAGACACCATGCTAATGAAGGCACGAAACTTTGGCGACCGAGAGCTTTACCATAAGGCGCAAAGCATCAACACACCGTCTTGTGATAAATTACAAAGTTTACACAACTAG
- the LOC128718005 gene encoding intraflagellar transport protein 56, translating into MGQSEVHMYRSILNTLASTNASVTITTRYYKQAKNTLPATYTILSRTKSESAKGNRNSAGSGTVRTVTIPSFEDFLLKRDYIGAKTVLQCSKDYDEVPEQLKQLWTGFCDFHIGEYKRALQLYEKIYAADGTLHDVALNICVCMFYLGMYDEAQKLVEELPQSPLKIRLLFHLAHKLSDEDRLMELHGSLRDVVEDQLSLAGMHYLRSHYQEAIDIYKRVLLDNKDLLALNVYVAICYYKLDYYDISQEVLDLYLNQFPDSTIAINLKACNRFRLFNGRAAEQEIKHLVESGTFGADLIRHNLVVFRNGEGALQVLPQLIDIVPEARLNLAIHHLRRGEIQEAHYLMKEVQPTVPQEYILKGVVHAALGQETGSKEHLKNAQQCLHLVGGSASECDTIPGRQSMASAFFLYGQFEEVLVYLNSIRSYFVNDDTFNYNYAQAKAATGYYKEAEELLLQIHDITIKTDSTFSMVLAKCHIHAGHADQAWNIFLTKDSTPDAFALLQLIANDSYRVGEFWIAAKAFDTLEKLDPNPEYWEGKRGACAGAVQAILAKRGSGAPPGGVSEIISLLRDSTNAQAEGMLRVIRRFASSIK; encoded by the exons ATGGGTCAATCCGAGGTGCATATGTACAGGAGCATATTAAACACGCTTGCGTCAACCAACGCTTCCGTTACCATAACAACTCGCTATTACAAACAAGCGAAGAATACGCTACCGGCCACATACACT ATACTTTCTCGCACAAAATCCGAATCGGCCAAAGGGAACCGTAATTCCGCTGGTTCCGGTACAGTGCGCACCGTTACCATCCCTTCGTTCGAAGATTTCCTTCTCAAGCGGGATTACATCGGAGCGAAAACGGTCCTACAG TGCTCCAAAGATTATGACGAAGTGCCGGAACAGCTCAAGCAACTATGGACGGGATTTTGCGACTTTCACATCGGTGAGTACAAACGTGCCTTGCAGCTGTACGAAAAAATCTACGCAGCGGACGGTACACTGCACGATGTAGCGCTCAAcatttgtgtgtgcatgttttacCTTGGCATGTACGATGAGGCTCAAAAGTTGGTGGAGGAACTGCCGCAAAGTCCGCTCAAGATACGACTACTGTTCCATCTCGCGCACAAGCTGAGTGACGAGGATCGGCTAATGGAGCTGCACGGCTCACTACGCGATGTCGTCGAAGATCAGCTCAGCCTGGCCGGGATGCATTATCTACGGTCACACTACCAGGAAGCGATCGATATTTACAAACGGGTGCTGCTAGATAATAAGGATCTTCTTGCGCTGAACGTGTACGTTGCAATCTGTTACTATAAACTCGACTACTATGATATCTCGCAGGAGGTGCTCGATCTATACCTCAACCAATTCCCCGACAGTACGATCGCAATCAATCTGAAGGCGTGCAATCGGTTCCGTCTGTTTAACGGTAGAGCAGCGGAACAGGAGATAAAACATCTTGTCGAAAGTGGTACATTCGGGGCAGATTTGATCCGGCACAACCTCGTGGTGTTTCGGAATGGTGAGGGTGCGCTGCAAGTTTTGCCGCAGCTGATCGACATCGTGCCGGAGGCACGTCTAAACCTTGCCATCCACCATCTGCGTCGTGGTGAGATTCAAGAGGCGCACTATCTCATGAAAGAGGTACAACCGACGGTACCGCAGGAGTACATCCTGAAGGGTGTAGTACATGCTGCCCTCGGTCAGGAAACAGGCTCCAAGGAGCATCTGAAAAACGCCCAACAATGTCTGCATCTTGTCGGTGGGTCAGCGTCCGAGTGTGACACCATCCCCGGTCGGCAAAGTATGGCGTCGGCATTTTTCCTGTACGGACAGTTCGAGGAAGTGCTGGTGTATCTGAACTCGATCCGTAGCTACTTCGTAAACGACGACACGTTCAACTATAACTACGCACAGGCGAAGGCTGCTACCGGGTACTACAAAGAGGCGGAAGAGTTACTGCTCCAGATACACGACATCACCATCAAGACGGACAGTACGTTCTCGATGGTGTTGGCCAAATGTCACATACATGCGGGCCATGCGGACCAAGCCTGGAATATCTTCCTCACGAAGGATTCTACACCGGATGCGTTCGCGCTGCTGCAGCTGATTGCGAACGACAGTTATCGGGTCGGTGAGTTCTGGATTGCTGCGAAGGCGTTTGATACACTGGAGAAGCTGGATCCAAATCCGGAGTACTGGGAGGGTAAGCGCGGTGCGTGTGCCGGAGCCGTACAGGCCATTCTGGCCAAGCGTGGTAGTGGAGCACCGCCCGGAGGAGTGTCCGAGATCATTTCTCTTCTGCGAGATTCGACAAACGCCCAAGCGGAAGGGATGTTACGTGTTATCCGACGGTTTGCAAGTAGCATTAAGTAG